The following proteins come from a genomic window of Candidatus Bathyarchaeota archaeon:
- a CDS encoding 30S ribosomal protein S8e, whose product MPQWHGDLHKRKKTGGKKKAYRGKRAHEMGGNPVETKIGEKKLKVERCRGGNIKVKVLSCDFANVNDPKTGKSQKAKIKKVTENPANRDYERRGILTKGAIIETELGLAKVTSRPGQNGVVNAVLIEKT is encoded by the coding sequence TTGCCTCAATGGCATGGAGATTTGCATAAAAGAAAGAAGACTGGGGGAAAGAAAAAGGCTTATAGAGGTAAAAGAGCGCATGAAATGGGAGGGAACCCTGTAGAAACAAAGATAGGTGAGAAAAAATTAAAAGTAGAAAGGTGCAGGGGCGGAAATATTAAAGTTAAAGTATTATCTTGCGATTTCGCTAATGTAAATGATCCTAAAACTGGTAAATCACAAAAGGCTAAAATAAAAAAAGTTACGGAAAATCCTGCAAATCGAGATTATGAAAGAAGAGGAATTTTAACGAAAGGAGCTATAATCGAAACTGAATTAGGGCTAGCTAAAGTAACTTCTAGACCAGGCCAAAACGGAGTAGTGAATGCTGTGCTTATTGAAAAAACGTAG
- the mtnP gene encoding S-methyl-5'-thioadenosine phosphorylase: MNTYVKIGIIGGSGLEKILEGKETVEIKTPYNFSPKIYIGELNGKKIAFLPRHGIAHDVPPHKVNYRANIWALKTIGVKRVLATNAVGAINEKYKPGDFFIPFDLIDFTKSRIQTFFEEGKVIHVDCSSIYCKELREALIASIKNFKMKFWEGVLACTEGPRFETPAEIRMMKLLGCDAVGMTSAPEAFLAREAGLCYASLGFISNMAAGLQNRLTTSEVFKTAQKIFPYLKLILNETIKRIPEERMCECIKSLEESEI; encoded by the coding sequence ATGAATACCTATGTTAAAATAGGGATTATTGGGGGTTCAGGTTTAGAAAAAATTTTAGAAGGAAAAGAAACTGTTGAAATTAAGACTCCTTACAATTTTTCACCTAAAATCTATATTGGAGAACTTAATGGGAAAAAAATTGCTTTTTTACCTAGACATGGTATTGCGCATGATGTTCCTCCCCATAAAGTAAATTATAGAGCTAATATTTGGGCCCTTAAAACCATAGGAGTAAAAAGAGTATTAGCAACAAATGCTGTAGGTGCCATAAATGAAAAATATAAACCTGGAGACTTCTTCATTCCATTTGATTTAATAGATTTTACAAAAAGTAGAATTCAAACTTTCTTTGAAGAAGGTAAAGTTATTCATGTGGATTGCAGCAGTATTTATTGTAAAGAATTAAGAGAAGCTTTAATTGCTTCAATTAAAAATTTTAAAATGAAGTTTTGGGAAGGAGTTTTAGCGTGTACTGAAGGGCCACGCTTTGAAACTCCAGCTGAAATAAGAATGATGAAACTTTTAGGTTGCGATGCTGTTGGAATGACAAGTGCACCAGAAGCTTTTTTAGCTAGAGAAGCGGGATTATGCTATGCAAGTTTAGGTTTTATATCAAATATGGCGGCTGGCCTTCAAAACAGGTTGACAACATCAGAAGTTTTTAAAACAGCTCAAAAAATTTTCCCTTATTTAAAATTAATTTTGAATGAAACTATAAAAAGAATCCCTGAAGAACGCATGTGTGAATGCATTAAATCTTTAGAGGAATCTGAAATTTAA
- the scpB gene encoding SMC-Scp complex subunit ScpB, translated as MPQDEKQKIALIEAALYASGKPLTLKSLASIINEKKLKEVEKLVECLIKRYKEAESSIQIYKLKDGRFMMKLKPEYLLKVKKFCGKKLLSSGPLKTLSFIAYKQPVSKAYVAKVRGKHAYIHIKILKELGFIYEEKMGKTKLLKTTSTFADAFNLDHDIKIMKKQLMKIFSELTQTQLNQREG; from the coding sequence TTGCCTCAAGATGAAAAGCAAAAAATAGCTTTAATTGAAGCTGCTCTTTACGCGTCTGGGAAACCTTTAACTTTAAAATCTTTAGCTTCAATTATAAACGAGAAAAAATTAAAAGAAGTTGAAAAACTTGTTGAATGTTTAATTAAACGTTATAAAGAAGCTGAAAGTTCAATTCAAATTTATAAACTTAAAGATGGAAGATTCATGATGAAGCTTAAACCTGAATATTTACTTAAAGTTAAAAAATTTTGTGGGAAAAAACTTCTTTCTTCAGGACCTTTAAAAACTCTTTCTTTTATCGCTTATAAACAACCTGTTTCTAAGGCTTATGTGGCTAAAGTTAGAGGGAAACATGCATATATTCATATAAAAATATTAAAAGAGTTAGGTTTTATTTATGAAGAAAAAATGGGTAAAACGAAACTTTTAAAAACAACATCGACTTTTGCTGATGCATTTAATCTAGATCATGATATTAAAATTATGAAGAAACAGTTAATGAAGATATTTTCAGAATTAACTCAAACTCAGCTTAACCAAAGAGAGGGTTAA
- a CDS encoding molybdopterin biosynthesis protein: MSLNRKIFRKLVDIEEVESIISEFLSLKPLGCEEVLLEEAYGRVLAEDVISKIDVPSFDKSAMDGYAVIAEDTYGASEAHPVKLKVKGKIEAGEESKIEVFRGEAVEVSTGAPIPKGSNAVVMVEYTKEEGKEVEIFKPVYPGENIIFAGSDIMMGEIVLRCGQKLTFREIGVLAALGLRKVKVYRKPVVTLISTGNELINPGDTLSYGKIYDVNSYSLRGALIECGAQPINLGIVSDNEEEIKMRIKDALEKADVIVASGSTSAGAGDVMYKVIEELGEPGVIIHGLSIKPGKPTIIGVVKGKIIFGLPGYPSSAASIFNALVKPIILKLSGLNSEDEAFIKAKIPFKVFSAKGRREFIFVHLVKTKDAYLAYPIISDSGAISLFALADGYIDVPAEIEFLEENEEVKVYLLSSKIEFPELVFIGSHCIGVDLAFSLMRKKNYISSFKIINVGSFSGLKAVDKGEADLAGIHLFDEFSKEYNMPYLKKMSLIKKVVLVKGYIRRQGFIVAKGNPKNIKSFEDLFRSDVTFINRNKDSGTRVLIDLGLKEASKKLGISFEEAKLKIKGYNIEAKTHSAVATAVKYNKADVGVGVEYYAKINNLSFIPISNENYDFIISKDRLNKESIKKFLSILKSKEFQNEITEKFNFIVDNSTGEIIY, from the coding sequence ATGAGTTTAAATAGAAAAATATTTAGAAAACTTGTTGATATTGAAGAAGTTGAATCAATTATTTCAGAATTTCTATCTCTAAAACCTCTTGGATGCGAAGAGGTTTTATTGGAGGAGGCTTATGGTAGAGTTCTTGCTGAAGATGTTATTTCTAAAATTGATGTGCCAAGTTTCGATAAATCAGCTATGGATGGTTACGCTGTTATAGCTGAAGATACATATGGAGCTTCTGAAGCTCATCCAGTAAAGCTAAAGGTTAAAGGTAAAATAGAGGCTGGAGAAGAATCTAAAATTGAAGTTTTTAGAGGGGAAGCTGTTGAAGTTTCTACTGGAGCCCCCATACCTAAAGGGTCAAATGCGGTTGTTATGGTTGAATATACTAAAGAAGAGGGGAAAGAAGTTGAGATTTTTAAACCTGTATATCCTGGAGAGAACATTATATTTGCAGGTTCAGATATAATGATGGGCGAAATAGTTTTAAGATGTGGACAAAAATTAACATTTAGAGAAATCGGTGTGTTAGCTGCTCTTGGATTAAGGAAAGTTAAAGTATATAGAAAACCTGTAGTAACTTTAATTTCAACTGGAAATGAATTAATTAATCCTGGAGATACATTAAGTTATGGAAAAATTTATGATGTAAACTCTTATTCTTTAAGAGGAGCATTAATAGAGTGCGGTGCTCAACCAATAAACTTAGGAATAGTTTCCGATAATGAAGAAGAAATAAAAATGAGGATAAAAGATGCTTTAGAGAAAGCTGATGTAATTGTTGCTTCAGGAAGCACTTCAGCAGGCGCTGGAGATGTAATGTATAAAGTAATAGAAGAGTTGGGTGAGCCTGGGGTAATTATTCATGGTTTATCAATTAAACCAGGTAAACCAACTATTATTGGGGTGGTTAAGGGAAAAATTATATTTGGTTTACCTGGGTATCCATCTTCAGCTGCATCAATATTTAATGCTTTAGTTAAACCAATTATTTTAAAGTTAAGTGGATTAAACTCAGAAGATGAAGCGTTTATTAAAGCTAAAATACCTTTTAAAGTTTTTTCAGCTAAAGGAAGACGAGAATTTATTTTTGTTCATTTAGTGAAAACTAAAGATGCATATTTAGCCTATCCTATTATTTCCGATTCTGGTGCAATTTCACTATTTGCTTTAGCAGATGGATATATAGATGTTCCAGCTGAAATAGAATTTCTTGAAGAAAATGAGGAAGTTAAAGTTTATTTATTAAGTTCAAAAATTGAATTTCCAGAATTAGTTTTTATTGGAAGTCATTGTATAGGTGTTGATTTAGCTTTTTCTTTAATGCGGAAGAAAAATTATATTTCATCTTTTAAAATAATTAATGTCGGATCATTTAGCGGGTTAAAAGCTGTTGATAAAGGAGAAGCAGATTTAGCTGGAATACATTTATTTGATGAATTTTCAAAGGAGTATAATATGCCTTACTTGAAGAAAATGAGTTTAATTAAAAAGGTTGTTTTAGTGAAGGGATATATAAGAAGACAAGGATTTATAGTAGCGAAAGGAAACCCGAAAAACATAAAAAGTTTTGAAGATTTATTTAGGAGCGATGTAACCTTTATTAATAGGAATAAGGATTCTGGAACAAGAGTTCTTATAGATTTGGGTTTAAAGGAAGCTTCAAAAAAATTGGGAATTTCCTTTGAAGAAGCTAAACTTAAAATTAAAGGTTATAATATTGAAGCTAAAACACATTCAGCAGTTGCCACAGCTGTTAAATATAACAAAGCAGATGTGGGTGTAGGAGTAGAATATTACGCTAAAATAAACAATTTATCTTTTATTCCTATATCTAATGAAAACTACGACTTCATTATTTCTAAAGATAGATTAAATAAAGAATCTATAAAAAAGTTTTTATCAATATTGAAATCAAAGGAATTTCAAAATGAAATAACTGAAAAATTTAATTTTATAGTTGATAATAGTACCGGAGAAATCATTTATTAA
- the uppS gene encoding di-trans,poly-cis-decaprenylcistransferase codes for MFSKILKLIGVYKLYEKWLFNQVKSKAIPNHVAVILDGNRRWASKKDLPIETGYLMGANKGEEFLDWCLQLGITTVTIYAFSTENFERPESEVEVILKTIEAEILKLEKDPRIHEHKIRVKALGRIELLPENLREHLKRIEEATKNYDRHYLNIAIAYGGRIEIIDATKKIADKILRKEISIEDINEDLFRKHLYTAHLPNPYPDLIIRTSGEERLSGFLLWQSAYSELSFLDVYWPDFRKIDFLRAIRTYQQRKRRFGR; via the coding sequence TTGTTCTCAAAAATTCTGAAACTTATAGGTGTATACAAACTTTACGAAAAATGGTTATTTAATCAAGTTAAATCTAAAGCTATTCCAAATCATGTAGCTGTTATTCTCGATGGAAACCGACGATGGGCTTCAAAAAAAGATTTACCCATAGAAACTGGCTATTTAATGGGTGCTAATAAAGGTGAAGAATTTTTAGATTGGTGTCTTCAGTTAGGTATAACTACAGTAACAATTTATGCTTTTTCAACAGAAAATTTTGAAAGACCTGAATCCGAAGTTGAAGTGATATTAAAAACTATTGAAGCTGAAATTTTAAAACTTGAAAAAGATCCTAGAATTCATGAGCATAAAATTAGAGTTAAAGCATTAGGTCGAATAGAGCTTCTTCCAGAAAATTTAAGAGAACATTTAAAAAGGATTGAAGAAGCAACAAAAAATTATGATCGACACTACCTTAATATTGCTATAGCTTATGGTGGTAGAATTGAAATTATTGATGCCACAAAAAAAATAGCTGATAAAATTCTACGAAAAGAAATCTCTATTGAAGATATAAATGAAGATTTATTTAGAAAGCATTTGTATACAGCGCATTTACCTAATCCTTATCCTGACTTAATAATAAGAACTTCTGGAGAAGAAAGATTGAGCGGCTTTCTTTTATGGCAATCAGCTTATAGCGAGCTTAGCTTCCTAGATGTTTATTGGCCAGATTTTAGGAAGATAGATTTTTTAAGAGCAATTAGAACTTATCAACAAAGAAAAAGAAGATTTGGAAGATAA
- a CDS encoding signal recognition particle protein Srp19 (binds to 7S RNA to mediate binding of the signal recognition particle protein Srp54) has protein sequence MIVKKPGKIVVWPVNIDLKKTRSEGRKIPKKLAVESPKLEEIIEASRKLGLNPIPVFHAALPKEWWNKTGYVIVERKTEGKIQLLKNIANEINKIRKAEAL, from the coding sequence ATTATTGTGAAAAAACCTGGAAAAATCGTAGTTTGGCCTGTTAATATTGATCTTAAAAAAACTAGAAGTGAAGGACGAAAAATACCTAAAAAGCTAGCTGTTGAATCTCCCAAGCTTGAGGAAATTATTGAAGCTTCAAGGAAGCTTGGTTTAAATCCAATCCCTGTTTTTCATGCTGCTTTACCTAAAGAATGGTGGAATAAAACAGGTTATGTAATAGTTGAGCGTAAAACTGAAGGAAAAATTCAACTTTTAAAAAATATTGCGAATGAAATTAATAAAATTAGGAAAGCTGAAGCTTTATGA
- a CDS encoding ATP/GTP-binding protein: MFTVFIVGMAGSGKSLLTSSLKEWLKLKGQNVAVLNLDPGATLLPYAPDIDVRDLINIEDIMHNYELGPNGALIMAADLIVDYIETLKESIEEASPDILLVDTPGQIELFAFRESGPCITQNLSNEPKTVIYLFDAPFVKKPFNFISSMFMAAAVYTRLLQPQIYVLSKIDLISDEELNLITSWCEDFEFLEEALKETSATQSLICKELIEGLAQTNLIQELIPTSAKINFGLIDVYGAITRICSGGEEPIP; the protein is encoded by the coding sequence ATGTTTACAGTCTTCATAGTTGGGATGGCTGGTTCAGGAAAATCTTTATTAACAAGCTCTCTTAAAGAATGGTTAAAACTTAAAGGACAAAATGTAGCAGTTTTAAATTTAGATCCTGGAGCAACTTTATTGCCTTATGCACCAGATATAGATGTTAGGGATTTAATAAATATTGAAGATATAATGCATAATTATGAGCTTGGACCCAATGGAGCGTTAATTATGGCAGCGGATTTAATTGTTGACTATATAGAAACTCTTAAAGAAAGTATTGAAGAAGCTTCTCCAGATATTCTTTTAGTGGATACACCAGGTCAAATAGAACTTTTTGCTTTTAGGGAAAGCGGTCCATGCATAACTCAAAATCTTTCAAATGAACCTAAAACAGTTATATATCTTTTCGATGCTCCCTTCGTTAAAAAACCATTCAACTTTATTTCAAGCATGTTTATGGCAGCTGCTGTTTATACAAGGCTTCTTCAACCTCAAATTTATGTATTATCAAAAATTGATTTAATAAGTGATGAAGAATTAAATTTAATTACTTCATGGTGTGAAGATTTTGAGTTTCTTGAAGAAGCTTTAAAAGAAACTTCAGCAACTCAATCTTTAATTTGTAAAGAACTTATTGAAGGTTTAGCTCAAACAAATTTAATTCAAGAGTTAATTCCAACTTCAGCTAAAATAAATTTTGGTTTAATAGATGTTTATGGAGCAATAACTAGAATATGTAGTGGAGGAGAAGAACCTATCCCATAA
- a CDS encoding HesA/MoeB/ThiF family protein, with product MSLNIKELTRYNRQIIIEGWGELGQLKLKSAKIVIAGVGGLGCPASLYLTAAGVGEIKLIDNEKVELSNLNRQILHWEKDIGKFKVDSAAEKLKKINNEVEIIIEKLAITKENASKLIEGFDLVIDALDNFEARFYLNKACVEKGIPMIHGAIEGFEGRFTTIIPKVSPCLACIYGKIPFYKGKFPVVGVTPAVIAALQSMEAIKLIVGLGKLTINRLIVFNGLSMEFDEIKIERNNKCKICGDIKN from the coding sequence ATGAGCCTTAATATTAAAGAATTAACTCGATATAATAGACAAATAATTATTGAAGGTTGGGGTGAATTAGGCCAACTTAAACTGAAATCTGCTAAAATAGTTATAGCTGGAGTTGGAGGTTTAGGCTGCCCCGCTTCCCTTTATTTAACTGCTGCAGGCGTTGGAGAAATAAAGCTTATTGATAATGAAAAAGTTGAATTAAGTAATTTAAATAGGCAAATTCTTCATTGGGAAAAAGATATTGGAAAATTTAAAGTGGACTCTGCTGCTGAAAAACTGAAAAAAATTAATAATGAAGTAGAAATAATAATTGAAAAATTAGCTATAACTAAAGAGAATGCTTCTAAATTAATTGAAGGTTTTGATTTAGTTATTGATGCATTAGATAACTTTGAAGCTAGATTTTACTTGAATAAAGCTTGTGTTGAAAAAGGTATTCCTATGATTCATGGTGCAATTGAAGGTTTTGAAGGAAGATTTACAACAATTATTCCAAAAGTTTCACCTTGTTTAGCTTGTATTTACGGTAAAATCCCATTTTATAAAGGTAAATTTCCAGTTGTAGGTGTTACACCAGCAGTTATAGCTGCTCTTCAATCAATGGAAGCTATAAAACTTATTGTAGGTCTTGGCAAATTAACTATTAATCGATTAATAGTTTTTAATGGATTAAGCATGGAGTTTGATGAAATTAAAATTGAAAGAAATAATAAATGTAAAATTTGTGGAGACATAAAAAATTAA
- a CDS encoding chromosome segregation protein SMC, producing MVYIKRIDIKGFKTFTKKVSLKLDKGLTVITGPNGSGKSNIVDAVKFALGELSPKEMRGSSLEDLISKSSLSEHEAESAYVAIQFDNSDRRIPIDADLVTISREFSKDGEGIYRVNGKRVSRKQLTDLLSSASIQVNSFNIVPQHAITKMAEVSPEERRKIIEEMIGITVYDARKAEAEEQLQKAEVNIKIASARMDEVKNRLEALGRERNNLLKSRLLRREINLLEAEITSNELIKLGREIKELEVEIEKEKQKLSEVEKEKNELTKLKLNIEAEIKKNKEDLEKGNLNLLNLEKSIGELNAKIAKFKAELQAKINELKSLIEQKRSFEQKLMQTSEAILNLNKEIEIQLTKKEELQRILKEKTIKKEELANTLNQAKKELSLILRERNILTQELNDTLQAKVKIESEVKSGIEKLELMKNQLANFEARKNNLASSLSKSTSYRENLVKIKHEKEKTLTEIVNKLNDSQKLILIKRKELQKALETLRKAKNFILEFETKKLTLQKAFPDKLALSEIEAMIEVGALKGVYGRLRNLIKFDDIYKKAIEAAASGWLDALVVKNEEAVETCLNILKETKLGRIKLLPLNLLPENYSLNKTSFKPLKSIIEYPKEIEAAVNYVFGDTFITNEKKLNFSLGIRLVNLEGDLIEAEGAVEGGYYRKPIDNVESISKKIKGVKNLKRILENLEKIVEQRRIEIENFENEIEKLKHEKTKLENQIIFLNSDKTKVESALTQDFKELTSLEEKIQQLKNKIKIEEANLTKLSLEKKSLEVKINSLMKKKEEFETLVDNFKLSEKEEEFTKINEELNNLQKVISIIETKTSSLQDVLKNLNEEKIQIINQIEELKKKIDLLENELINLKSELNKTEKNLQLLEIEKTTLTLNISSIKVNLEKFENELKNIEEKLVKSQESSYALNLLINDLSGKIREKQTKISFLMRELNKLGYEHPLQPRENIDETKEIIKVLKKELEEIGAVNELAELHYKEYKNNYKQLSIRINELEEEREAIINFIKEIDKEKLDAFTKAFNKVNENFQEIFSKISNGGFGRLILENPENPFRGGVDMMLKFPGKAELSVNSASGGEKSVATICFILALQSIKPMPFYLFDEVDAHLDALNSSKLAELLREKSIGAQFIVISLKDVTISKAHAVYGVFIQKGSSQIVSLPIQEVKK from the coding sequence TTGGTTTACATAAAACGAATAGATATTAAAGGTTTTAAAACCTTCACAAAGAAAGTTTCATTAAAGCTTGATAAAGGTTTAACTGTGATTACAGGTCCAAATGGAAGCGGAAAATCCAATATAGTGGATGCTGTAAAATTTGCTTTAGGAGAATTAAGTCCAAAAGAAATGAGAGGTTCATCTTTAGAAGATTTAATATCTAAATCATCTTTAAGTGAACATGAAGCTGAATCTGCTTATGTAGCAATTCAATTCGATAACTCTGATAGAAGAATCCCTATAGATGCAGATTTAGTGACTATTTCAAGAGAATTTTCTAAAGATGGTGAAGGCATCTATAGGGTTAACGGTAAAAGAGTTTCAAGAAAACAATTAACTGATTTACTTTCTTCAGCTAGCATTCAAGTTAATAGCTTTAATATTGTTCCTCAACATGCAATAACAAAAATGGCTGAGGTTTCTCCTGAAGAAAGAAGAAAAATAATAGAGGAAATGATTGGAATAACTGTTTACGATGCTAGAAAAGCTGAAGCTGAGGAACAACTTCAAAAAGCTGAAGTAAACATTAAAATAGCTTCAGCTAGAATGGATGAAGTTAAAAACAGGCTTGAAGCTTTAGGAAGAGAAAGAAATAATCTTCTTAAAAGTCGGCTTTTAAGAAGGGAAATAAATCTTCTTGAAGCTGAAATAACCTCAAATGAATTAATTAAATTAGGTAGAGAAATTAAAGAGCTTGAAGTTGAAATTGAAAAAGAAAAACAAAAATTAAGTGAAGTTGAAAAAGAAAAAAATGAATTAACAAAATTAAAGCTTAATATTGAAGCTGAAATAAAAAAGAATAAAGAAGATTTAGAAAAAGGAAACTTAAACCTATTAAACTTAGAAAAATCTATTGGAGAATTAAATGCGAAAATAGCAAAATTTAAAGCTGAACTTCAAGCTAAAATAAATGAATTAAAGTCTTTAATTGAACAAAAAAGATCTTTTGAACAAAAATTAATGCAAACATCAGAAGCAATTTTGAATCTAAACAAAGAAATTGAAATTCAATTAACTAAAAAAGAAGAATTACAAAGAATTCTTAAGGAAAAAACTATTAAAAAAGAGGAACTTGCAAATACTTTAAATCAAGCTAAAAAAGAGTTATCCTTAATCCTAAGAGAACGAAACATTTTAACTCAAGAACTGAATGATACACTTCAAGCTAAAGTGAAAATTGAAAGCGAAGTTAAATCTGGAATTGAAAAACTTGAACTTATGAAAAATCAATTAGCCAATTTTGAAGCTAGAAAAAACAATTTAGCTTCATCTCTTTCAAAATCCACTTCTTATAGAGAAAATTTAGTTAAAATTAAACATGAAAAAGAAAAAACCTTGACTGAAATAGTTAACAAATTGAATGATTCTCAAAAACTTATTTTAATTAAACGAAAAGAGCTTCAAAAAGCTTTAGAAACTTTAAGAAAAGCTAAAAACTTTATTTTAGAATTTGAAACTAAAAAATTAACTCTTCAAAAAGCTTTTCCAGATAAATTAGCTTTATCAGAGATTGAAGCAATGATTGAAGTTGGAGCTTTGAAAGGTGTTTACGGAAGATTAAGAAATTTAATTAAATTTGATGATATTTATAAGAAAGCTATTGAAGCTGCTGCTTCAGGTTGGTTAGATGCATTAGTTGTAAAAAATGAAGAGGCTGTTGAAACTTGCTTAAATATTCTTAAAGAAACAAAACTTGGACGAATAAAGCTTCTACCATTAAATCTTCTTCCTGAAAATTACTCGCTTAATAAAACTTCATTTAAACCTTTAAAAAGTATTATTGAGTATCCAAAAGAAATTGAAGCAGCTGTAAATTATGTTTTTGGAGACACATTCATAACAAATGAGAAGAAACTTAATTTTTCGTTAGGAATTAGATTAGTTAATTTAGAAGGAGATTTAATTGAAGCTGAAGGAGCTGTTGAAGGAGGCTACTATAGGAAACCAATAGATAACGTAGAATCTATAAGTAAAAAAATTAAAGGCGTTAAAAACCTTAAAAGAATATTGGAAAACTTAGAGAAAATAGTTGAGCAAAGAAGAATTGAAATTGAAAATTTTGAAAACGAAATTGAAAAGTTAAAACATGAAAAAACAAAATTAGAAAACCAAATAATCTTCTTAAATTCTGATAAAACAAAAGTTGAATCTGCTTTAACTCAAGATTTTAAAGAATTAACAAGTTTAGAGGAAAAAATTCAGCAATTAAAAAACAAAATTAAAATAGAAGAAGCTAATTTAACAAAACTATCTCTAGAAAAAAAGAGTTTAGAAGTTAAAATTAACTCTTTAATGAAGAAAAAAGAAGAATTTGAAACTCTTGTAGATAACTTTAAACTTTCTGAGAAAGAAGAAGAATTCACTAAAATCAATGAAGAATTAAATAATTTACAGAAAGTTATAAGCATAATTGAAACGAAAACTTCTTCTCTTCAAGATGTATTAAAAAATTTAAATGAAGAAAAAATCCAAATTATTAATCAAATTGAAGAATTAAAAAAGAAAATTGATTTACTAGAAAATGAGCTTATTAATCTTAAATCTGAACTAAACAAAACTGAGAAAAATCTTCAACTTTTAGAAATAGAAAAAACAACTTTAACCTTAAACATTTCATCAATTAAAGTTAATCTTGAAAAATTTGAAAATGAATTAAAAAACATAGAGGAAAAATTAGTTAAATCTCAAGAATCCTCATACGCTTTAAACCTTTTAATTAATGATCTTTCAGGTAAAATTAGAGAGAAACAAACTAAAATATCATTTTTAATGAGGGAACTAAATAAACTTGGTTACGAACATCCTTTACAACCTAGAGAAAATATTGATGAGACTAAAGAAATAATTAAAGTTTTAAAGAAGGAACTTGAAGAAATAGGAGCTGTAAACGAGCTTGCTGAACTACATTACAAAGAGTACAAAAACAACTATAAACAATTATCAATTAGAATAAATGAGCTTGAAGAAGAAAGAGAAGCTATAATAAACTTTATCAAAGAAATAGATAAAGAAAAACTTGATGCTTTCACTAAAGCATTTAATAAAGTAAATGAAAATTTTCAAGAGATCTTCTCTAAAATATCTAATGGTGGCTTTGGAAGACTTATTCTAGAAAACCCTGAAAACCCATTTAGAGGAGGAGTAGACATGATGCTAAAGTTTCCTGGTAAAGCAGAGTTAAGTGTTAACAGTGCTAGTGGAGGAGAAAAATCTGTAGCTACAATATGTTTTATTTTAGCTTTACAATCAATAAAGCCTATGCCATTTTATTTATTTGATGAGGTAGATGCGCATTTAGATGCTTTAAACTCAAGCAAACTTGCTGAGCTTCTTAGAGAAAAATCTATAGGTGCTCAATTTATAGTTATCTCGTTAAAGGATGTTACTATATCTAAAGCTCACGCTGTTTACGGGGTCTTCATTCAGAAAGGTTCATCGCAAATAGTTTCTCTTCCAATTCAGGAGGTTAAGAAATAA